One region of Asterias rubens chromosome 5, eAstRub1.3, whole genome shotgun sequence genomic DNA includes:
- the LOC117290758 gene encoding malate dehydrogenase, mitochondrial-like, with protein MLGSVVLLRRLGTPTQTRRLLSLSAKSNKKVAVLGAAGGIGQPLSLLLKNNPMVSSLALFDVVNTPGVAADLSHIETPAKVAGYQGNEQLQQCLEGCQLVLIPAGVPRKPGMTRDDLFNTNASIVRNLSEAAAKYCPKAIMGIITNPVNSTVPICSEVYKKAGVYDPARIFGVTTLDIVRSNTFVAELKGLDVATTSVPVIGGHSGITIIPLLSQAQPPVSFSDEELEKLSDRIQNAGTEVVNAKAGAGSATLSMAFAAARFASSVLEALNGKAGVVECAYVKSDITEASYFANPILLGKNGLEKNLGFGKLSDYEQKLLTEAMGELKGNIAKGEEFVKGN; from the exons ATGCTGGGATCTGTTGTACTTCTTAGGAGGCTGGGAACTCCAACCCAAACGAGACGATTGTTGTCTCTGTCGGCCAAG agcaaTAAAAAAGTAGCAGTTCTTGGTGCAGCTGGTGGCATCGGCCAGCCATTGTCGCTTCTCCTCAAGAACAACCCAATGGTCAGCAGCCTTGCGCTGTTCGATGTGGTCAATACACCCGGTGTTGCTGCAGATCTCAGTCATATTGAAACTCCAGCTAAAGTTGCTGGTTACCAGGGAAATGAACAACTACAGCAATGCTTAGAGGGATGTCAACTGGTTCTCATCCCTGCCGGAGTACCAAGGAAACCTG GAATGACGAGAGATGATCTGTTCAACACAAATGCATCTATCGTCAGGAATCTGAGTGAAGCTGCCGCTAAATACTGTCCCAAAGCCATCATGGGAATCATCACAAATCCA GTAAACTCAACTGTACCCATCTGCTCCGAGGTCTACAAGAAAGCCGGAGTGTACGATCCCGCCCGCATTTTTGGTGTGACCACCTTGGACATTGTGAGATCAAACACGTTTGTCGCTGAGTTGAAGGGGCTTGATGTTGCTACTACCTCTGTGCCGGTCATCGGAGGTCACTCTGGAATCACTATCATCCCTCTTCTCTCACAG gcACAGCCCCCTGTTTCGTTCTCCGATGAAGAGTTGGAGAAGTTATCTGATCGTATCCAGAATGCAGGAACCGAGGTTGTTAATGCCAAGGCAGGCGct GGATCTGCAACATTGTCTATGGCTTTTGCTGCTGCAAGATTTGCTTCCTCG GTTTTGGAAGCTCTGAACGGCAAAGCAGGCGTCGTGGAGTGTGCATACGTCAAGTCTGACATCACAGAGGCTTCATACTTCGCCAATCCAATCTTGCTTGGG AAAAATGGTCTTGAGAAGAATTTGGGCTTCGGCAAGCTGTCAGATTATGAACAAAAACTTCTTACTGAAGCCATGGGCGAACTCAAGGGGAACATCGCTAAAGGTGAAGAGTTTGTGAAGGGCAACTAG
- the LOC117290578 gene encoding serine/threonine/tyrosine-interacting-like protein 1: MAARIVMCEPTELYNILQQATSYPCLSDPNYLLLLDARQTNEYNESHIITAKKAPRSPSGEFLVPYDGELECKMHVVVLDSKAHSLKDQGSAVACALVMSEMGSRNPVKILRGGYEEFSALYPFLRTQKIIYMPRELDELVPYPVEVLPGRLYLGDCRQACRTSVRKELKIKAVVCLTTEANELASDLNSDQLLQIQVSDDEEGDLDPHLNPACQFLGKVIGADQAALVCSDHGLSRSVSVVLAYLMVFYKWSLKEAHKHLLDCKSNIRPHRSFVHQLSKWEKTVFGETLTDVSDPNF; the protein is encoded by the exons ATGGCTGCGCGCATTGTGATGTGTGAACCGACAGAACTGTATAACATCCTCCAGCAGGCCACATCATATCCGTGTCTCAGTGATCCTAACTACCTGCTATTGCTCG ATGCCAGGCAAACAAATGAATACAATGAGAGCCATATCATCACAGCAAAGAAAGCTCCAAGG TCTCCTTCAGGTGAATTTCTTGTACCGTATGATGGTGAACTGGAGTGCAAGATGCATGTTGTAGTGCTGGACAGCAAGGCACACAGTTTAAAAGATCAAG GATCAGCTGTCGCTTGCGCCCTAGTCATGTCAGAAATGGGAAGTAGGAACCCGGTCAAAATCCTTCGAGGGGGATACGAGGAGTTCTCCGCCCTCTACCCATTCCTCCGAACCCAGAAGATCATCTACATGCCGAGGGAGCTGGATGAGCTTGTGCCTTACCCCGTCGAGGTCCTACCGGGACGGTTGTATCTTGGGGATTGTCGGCAGGCATGCAGGACTTCTGTCAGGAAAGAATTAAAGATCAAGGCAGTGGTGTGCCTGACGACTGAAGCCAATGAACT AGCCAGTGATCTGAACAGTGATCAGCTTCTTCAAATTCAAGTCTCAGATGATGAAGAGGGCGACTTGGATCCACACTTGAACCCAGCATGCCAATTTTTAG GTAAAGTCATCGGTGCAGACCAAGCTGCTTTGGTATGTAGTGACCACGGACTTAGCCGCAGTGTCAGCGTGGTGCTGGCTTACCTCATGGTGTTCTACAAATGGTCACTGAAG GAGGCTCATAAACATCTGCTGGATTGTAAGAGTAACATCCGTCCACATCGATCATTTGTACATCAGCTCTCCAAATGGGAGAAGACGGTATTTGGCGAGACGCTAACCGATGTTAGCGATCCCAACTTCTAA
- the LOC117290577 gene encoding alpha-ketoglutarate-dependent dioxygenase alkB homolog 4-like, producing MVDWGEKCGCKGIRTCLSCENGCENGCDVSQSTVTSKSPHEKPYIYCWMCNEAYQQTESFNDKSLVTSTCEHSGNGLEFPGVILIPEFVSEEEEAEIVQIIDESPWKPSQSGRWKQDYGPKVNFKRRKLKTGSFTGLPPFIQPFVNRINSHPGLDDFVPVELCNLEYRPDRGSSIDPHRDDSWLWGERLITINLLSGTFLDMTPVTTSDLTPVTTSDTTSAGHDPQTAPTVRIPLPARSLVVVSGAARHDWNHGICRGAIIARRLAITLRELTETFLDGGSEETVGREVLSIAGTYNGSVVV from the exons ATGGTGGATTGGGGAGAGAAATGTGGGTGTAAGGGCATAAGAACTTGTTTATCATGTGAAAATGGATGTGAAAATGGATGTGATGTTTCGCAAAGTACTGTCACATCAAAGTCACCACAT gagaaGCCATACATTTACTGCTGGATGTGTAATGAAGCGTATCAACAGACAGAGAGTTTCAATGACAAGTCATTAGTAACGTCGACTTGTGAGCACTCCGGGAATGGTCTTGAATTTCCAGGAGTCATTCTCATACCTGAGTTTGTGTCTGAAGAAGAAGAGGCAGAAATTGTCCAGATTATTGATGAGTCACCATGGAAACCATCTCAGTCTGGGCGATGGAAACAG GACTACGGACCAAAAGTAAATTTCAAACGAAGAAAACTTAAAACTGGAAGTTTTACAGGGCTGCCTCCATTCATCCAACCCTTTGTGAATCGCATAAACTCACACCCTGGTCTGGACGACTTTGTCCCTGTGGAACTGTGCAATCTTGAATATCGCCCGGACAGAGGGTCCTCCATTGATCCCCACAGGGACGACAGCTGGTTATGGGGAGAGAGATTAATAACGATCAACTTGTTGTCGGGAACCTTTCTGGACATGACCCCAGTTACGACCTCAGATCTGACCCCAGTTACAACCTCAGATACGACCTCTGCCGGGCATGACCCCCAAACCGCCCCGACTGTAAGGATACCACTCCCAGCGCGGAGTCTGGTTGTTGTGTCTGGTGCCGCAAGACACGACTGGAATCACGGAATATGTCGAGGGGCAATAATCGCCAGACGACTTGCCATTACGCTCAGGGAACTGACCGAGACGTTTTTAGATGGTGGGTCTGAGGAGACGGTGGGGAGGGAAGTCCTTTCAATTGCAGGGACTTATAATGGGTCTGTTGTAGTCTGA